Proteins co-encoded in one Acidobacteriota bacterium genomic window:
- a CDS encoding VWA domain-containing protein — translation MALALAVLLVATALPASAATPDELPELSRKERRERLDALSEEYRQFLEDVNPIITRRERDLFLLLESDGQRDLFIDEFWRRRDIEGLTPGTYRDRYYARLAVVEQRFRHVDTDRARIYLIRGEPAAIHEIETCRYLRPIHVWEYHDSLTDDLLVFLGWPGDFRLWHAMGQEDEALLQLLSPEGEREGVRKVFYAHQNGLFTDPPLVTRCIGGDVLLSAIGQTRMSGHTIFRNFQPDPIDEDSIDRLLKGMVIEPKGGSAFEVDVDVDFPGRRGTRTIVRIETTVPASAFSPLRVGERDFRRANVTGEIMKDGDLFDRYEARFEIEGESDEPMRLVVERHLRPGFYELRTKVADAGSGGAGISRSAIEVPEVSAEAGPGSNVVEESAAPYIRLAGETRGILTGNQVFEAVTTPEVASVEFFVDGVSQGTKRVRPFGLEVAIGPVPRQRTVKAVARDSDGEILGIDELPINLGVDPFRVRIASPRYGKDLDGRIRVEVETTVPKARELREVELFVDDVSAGVLKEAPFVFYAEIDGPGIHILKAVARDTGESTTEDVVVLNPPPGGVLAIDVRFVELIATVTRAGRVETDLDRDAFHVTEAGNVVEITKFEKLTNQPLSVGLAIDTSASMEGKIDRVRDAASHFLDSVLTPADRAFVVTFDRQVWKPVDWTSDSRSLAWALAAIRPESKTALHDAIVESLYNFHGVDGQKALILLSDGRDNASKFAWDQALEYSRRSAVPIYVLGIGIPVTQLDVQMRLRSLAEATGGRAWFFDDLGQLSSIYEEIQRDLRSQYLLGFYPEAPDGDRDWRPVEIRVDGAEVRAAAGYYP, via the coding sequence ATGGCGCTCGCGCTGGCGGTCTTGCTCGTCGCGACTGCACTGCCGGCGTCGGCCGCGACCCCGGACGAGCTTCCCGAGCTCAGCCGGAAAGAGCGTCGCGAGAGACTCGACGCTCTCTCCGAGGAGTACCGACAGTTTCTCGAGGACGTCAACCCCATCATCACGAGGAGAGAGCGGGACCTCTTTCTGCTGCTCGAATCCGACGGCCAGCGGGATCTTTTCATCGACGAGTTCTGGCGGCGTCGGGATATAGAAGGGCTCACTCCCGGAACCTATAGGGACCGGTACTACGCGCGTCTGGCGGTGGTCGAGCAGCGTTTCCGGCACGTCGACACCGACCGGGCTCGGATTTATCTGATCCGTGGCGAGCCGGCGGCGATTCACGAGATCGAGACCTGTAGATATCTGCGCCCGATCCACGTCTGGGAGTATCACGACTCGCTCACGGACGACCTGCTCGTCTTTCTCGGATGGCCCGGGGACTTCCGGCTCTGGCACGCCATGGGGCAGGAGGACGAGGCACTCCTGCAGTTACTCAGCCCCGAAGGGGAGAGGGAAGGTGTCCGAAAAGTTTTCTACGCTCACCAGAACGGGTTGTTCACCGATCCGCCTCTGGTGACCCGATGCATTGGCGGCGACGTTCTCCTCTCGGCGATCGGGCAGACTCGAATGAGCGGCCACACGATCTTCAGGAACTTTCAGCCGGACCCGATCGACGAGGACTCGATCGATCGCCTGCTGAAGGGAATGGTGATCGAGCCGAAGGGAGGGTCGGCGTTCGAGGTCGATGTCGATGTCGACTTTCCGGGTCGTCGCGGAACGCGGACGATCGTGCGAATCGAGACGACGGTCCCGGCGAGCGCCTTTTCTCCTCTCCGGGTCGGAGAGCGTGATTTCAGACGGGCGAACGTGACAGGGGAGATCATGAAGGATGGGGATCTCTTCGACCGGTACGAGGCGCGTTTCGAGATCGAGGGGGAGTCCGATGAGCCGATGCGACTCGTGGTCGAGCGTCATCTCAGGCCGGGATTCTACGAATTGAGAACGAAGGTCGCCGATGCCGGAAGCGGCGGCGCCGGGATCTCGCGGAGCGCGATCGAGGTGCCCGAGGTTTCCGCGGAAGCGGGGCCCGGGAGCAACGTCGTCGAAGAGAGTGCCGCTCCGTACATCCGGCTGGCTGGCGAGACGCGCGGGATTCTGACGGGGAACCAGGTATTCGAGGCTGTGACGACGCCGGAGGTCGCCAGCGTCGAGTTTTTCGTGGACGGCGTCTCGCAGGGGACCAAGCGGGTGCGCCCGTTCGGTCTCGAGGTCGCGATCGGACCGGTCCCGCGACAGCGGACGGTGAAAGCGGTCGCGCGTGATTCCGACGGCGAGATTCTCGGAATCGACGAGCTTCCCATCAACCTCGGGGTCGATCCTTTCCGAGTCCGGATCGCTTCGCCCCGCTACGGGAAGGATCTGGACGGCAGGATCAGGGTCGAGGTCGAGACGACCGTTCCGAAAGCGCGAGAGCTGAGGGAGGTCGAGCTCTTCGTCGACGACGTGAGCGCCGGAGTCCTGAAAGAGGCCCCCTTCGTTTTTTACGCGGAGATCGATGGCCCCGGCATTCACATCCTGAAGGCGGTCGCGCGGGACACGGGAGAATCGACCACCGAAGACGTCGTGGTGCTGAATCCACCGCCGGGCGGAGTGCTCGCGATCGACGTTCGCTTCGTCGAGCTGATCGCCACGGTCACTCGGGCGGGAAGAGTCGAGACGGACCTCGATCGGGATGCCTTTCACGTCACCGAGGCGGGGAACGTAGTCGAGATCACGAAGTTCGAGAAGCTGACGAACCAGCCGCTCTCGGTGGGACTCGCCATCGATACCTCGGCTTCGATGGAAGGGAAGATCGACCGGGTGCGCGACGCGGCGAGCCACTTTCTCGATTCGGTCCTGACGCCCGCGGACCGGGCATTCGTCGTGACGTTCGACCGGCAGGTGTGGAAGCCGGTCGACTGGACGAGCGACTCCCGATCGCTCGCGTGGGCGCTCGCAGCGATCCGGCCGGAATCGAAGACCGCGCTGCACGACGCGATCGTCGAGTCGCTCTACAACTTCCACGGGGTCGACGGACAGAAGGCTCTGATCCTCCTCTCGGACGGACGCGACAATGCGTCGAAGTTCGCTTGGGATCAGGCGCTCGAGTACTCGAGGAGATCGGCCGTTCCGATCTACGTGCTCGGCATCGGGATTCCGGTGACGCAACTGGATGTCCAGATGCGGCTCCGCTCGCTCGCGGAGGCAACCGGAGGCCGGGCGTGGTTTTTCGATGACCTCGGGCAGCTCAGCTCGATCTACGAAGAGATTCAGCGCGATCTTCGCTCCCAGTATCTGCTCGGCTTTTATCCCGAAGCGCCGGACGGCGACCGGGACTGGCGCCCCGTCGAGATCAGGGTCGACGGCGCAGAGGTCCGGGCGGCTGCCGGCTACTATCCGTGA
- a CDS encoding pyridoxine 5'-phosphate synthase: MRLAVNIDHIATIRQARQADEPDPVAAAILCELAGAHGITVHLRGDRRHIQDRDVEVLRRVVLTKLNVEMAATREMVRVAQSLKPHQVTLVPERTDEITTEGGLDVSFHTGNLQQIVSELVGSGIRVAIFVDPNLEQIRGCHKIGVNRIEINTGKYADSWNGPGRHDEIGKIETAAKAATKLGMKVYGGHGLTYRNVQPIVKIEEIEELNIGHSIIARSALVGIERAVSEMLVLLGVRR; this comes from the coding sequence ATGCGTCTCGCAGTCAATATCGATCACATCGCGACCATCCGGCAGGCACGCCAGGCCGACGAGCCGGATCCGGTTGCCGCGGCGATTCTCTGCGAGCTCGCCGGCGCGCATGGGATCACCGTTCATCTCAGAGGCGACCGGCGGCACATTCAGGATCGGGACGTCGAGGTTCTGCGCCGCGTCGTGCTTACGAAGCTCAACGTCGAGATGGCGGCGACCCGCGAGATGGTCCGGGTCGCGCAGAGTCTCAAACCGCATCAGGTGACTCTCGTGCCGGAAAGAACCGACGAGATCACGACCGAAGGCGGCCTCGACGTCTCTTTTCACACGGGCAATCTCCAGCAGATCGTCTCAGAGCTCGTCGGCTCCGGAATCAGGGTCGCGATCTTCGTCGATCCGAACCTCGAGCAGATTCGAGGCTGTCACAAGATCGGCGTCAACCGCATCGAGATCAATACGGGAAAGTATGCGGACTCCTGGAATGGCCCCGGCCGCCACGACGAGATCGGCAAGATCGAGACGGCGGCGAAGGCCGCGACGAAGCTCGGGATGAAGGTCTACGGAGGCCACGGCCTCACCTATCGCAACGTCCAGCCGATCGTGAAGATCGAAGAGATCGAGGAGCTCAACATTGGGCATTCGATCATTGCCCGATCGGCTCTGGTCGGCATCGAGCGGGCGGTCTCCGAGATGCTGGTCCTGCTCGGCGTCAGGCGGTAG
- a CDS encoding ABC-F family ATP-binding cassette domain-containing protein — MLFRAENLSKSYGVQEVLRDVTWQMNPGERIGLVGRNGAGKSTLFRILTGREEADRGRVITASGLRIGILHQHLEADRGTSLFDFTLGAFGEILAIEQKMRAMEEQLAEASDTEEQGRLLDRYAKHQHDYEHKDGYGIHAEVERVLTGVGFLEDEWNRPVTQFSGGQQNRAMLARMLLSEVDLLLLDEPTNHLDLRGIEFLESFLAGYDKAFLLVSHDRTFLNRTVSRIVELTNGRLIEYTGNYDRFIAQREARMEQLFAEWEQQQAYIERTEEFIRRNIAGQKTKQAKSRRKLLARMDRVDRPESDETYAKFDLDAGPRSSAVAMSIEKLVVGRNGTPVAGPLDLLVRRGERYAILGPNGAGKSTLLKTLAGRLEPVEGEVRLGSGISLGYYDQTLDDLALDKTVLDEIWDLDHRQTEEQVRSYVARFSFQGDDVFKKVSALSGGEKGRLALAKIMFEAGNVLLLDEPTNHLDVFTRESLEEALEAFTGVLIVVSHDRYFVDRVAEMVLLVEDGEVDLHYGNYTEVVEKLTRQADMAVKENTVEQTRAPREEPRRRESGKSSRAEIGELEKRIEQLEAECVANDEALCDPEVYEDGQRVREIQATNLQHRKELQDLYRRWDELTVEKEVR, encoded by the coding sequence ATGCTATTCAGAGCTGAAAACCTCTCGAAATCCTATGGAGTCCAGGAGGTCCTGCGGGACGTCACCTGGCAGATGAATCCGGGAGAACGGATCGGGCTGGTCGGCCGCAACGGCGCCGGCAAGTCGACCCTTTTCCGGATTCTCACCGGCAGGGAAGAGGCCGACCGGGGGCGCGTCATCACGGCGTCCGGGCTGAGGATCGGGATCCTCCATCAGCACCTCGAGGCCGATCGTGGTACGAGCCTCTTCGACTTCACGCTCGGTGCGTTCGGCGAGATCCTGGCGATCGAGCAGAAGATGCGCGCGATGGAAGAACAGCTCGCGGAGGCGAGCGATACCGAAGAACAGGGGCGGCTGCTCGACCGCTACGCGAAGCATCAGCACGACTACGAGCACAAGGACGGCTACGGAATTCATGCGGAGGTCGAGCGGGTGCTGACGGGTGTTGGATTCCTCGAGGATGAGTGGAACCGCCCGGTCACCCAGTTCAGTGGAGGACAGCAGAACCGGGCGATGCTCGCGCGGATGCTTCTAAGCGAAGTCGATCTGCTTCTGCTCGACGAGCCGACCAACCACCTCGACCTTCGCGGAATCGAGTTCCTCGAGTCCTTTCTCGCAGGCTACGACAAGGCGTTCCTGCTCGTTTCACACGACCGTACCTTTCTTAACCGGACGGTCTCCCGGATCGTGGAGCTGACGAACGGCCGGCTCATCGAGTACACCGGAAACTACGATCGCTTCATCGCGCAGAGAGAGGCGAGGATGGAGCAGCTTTTCGCCGAGTGGGAACAGCAGCAGGCGTACATCGAGCGCACCGAGGAGTTCATCCGGCGGAACATCGCCGGGCAGAAGACCAAGCAGGCGAAGTCACGCAGGAAACTGCTCGCGCGGATGGATCGAGTCGACAGGCCGGAGTCTGACGAGACGTATGCGAAGTTCGATCTCGACGCCGGACCCCGTTCGTCCGCCGTCGCGATGTCGATCGAGAAGCTGGTGGTCGGTCGCAACGGAACGCCGGTGGCGGGGCCGCTCGATCTCCTCGTCCGACGTGGAGAGCGATACGCGATCCTCGGGCCGAACGGCGCCGGAAAATCGACGCTTCTGAAAACGCTCGCCGGGCGTCTCGAGCCGGTCGAGGGGGAAGTGCGGCTCGGTTCCGGGATCTCGCTCGGCTACTACGACCAGACCCTCGACGATCTGGCACTCGACAAGACAGTTCTCGACGAGATCTGGGACCTCGACCACCGCCAGACCGAGGAGCAGGTCCGAAGTTATGTCGCGCGGTTCTCTTTTCAGGGGGATGACGTCTTCAAGAAGGTTTCGGCGCTGTCCGGCGGTGAAAAGGGGCGCCTCGCGCTGGCAAAGATCATGTTCGAGGCGGGCAACGTCCTGCTGCTGGACGAGCCGACGAATCATCTCGATGTCTTCACGCGCGAATCGCTCGAGGAAGCGCTCGAGGCGTTCACGGGCGTGCTGATCGTCGTGTCGCACGATCGCTACTTCGTCGACCGTGTGGCGGAGATGGTGCTGCTGGTCGAGGACGGCGAGGTCGATCTCCACTACGGAAACTACACCGAAGTGGTCGAGAAACTGACGAGGCAAGCTGACATGGCAGTGAAGGAGAACACCGTAGAACAGACGCGCGCACCGCGCGAAGAGCCTCGGCGTCGCGAATCCGGGAAGAGCTCGCGGGCCGAGATCGGCGAGCTCGAAAAGCGAATCGAGCAGCTCGAGGCTGAATGCGTCGCCAACGATGAAGCTCTCTGCGATCCGGAGGTCTACGAGGATGGACAGAGGGTGCGGGAGATACAGGCGACGAATCTGCAGCACCGGAAGGAGCTCCAGGATCTCTACCGCCGCTGGGACGAGTTGACCGTGGAGAAGGAAGTCCGATGA
- a CDS encoding CinA family nicotinamide mononucleotide deamidase-related protein — protein MKVAVIVVGTELLGPDRVDTNSLAVTRAFERRALSITRKTVVGDDLEDIVNVLRAAAAEFDVIVMTGGLGPTEDDLTRDAVAKAFDLELESDAGILASLKRRFADRGMEMPEVNSKQALTFRGHRTIRNPRGTAPGFHLNLDHDGRQLHLWILPGVPTELEGMLEDDLSPWLDERFPGNQGTFRRSIHIAGMGESAVEQLMRPYYERHEGEVPTILATRNETQIHLVARGLPDHAYAELTSRENEIREIFGERVYGVDDDNLETVVGRMLVVRSATLAAAESCTGGLFGSRVTDVSGSSQYFLGSLVAYSRKAKEELLGISPKILDEHGEVSSEVAIAMAEQVRIRYGSTFGIGITGIAGPSGGTKQKPVGTVHIAVAKQDHVEHRKLMLPPPRNRVKHLSVQSALDLLRLTMLRQS, from the coding sequence ATGAAAGTCGCTGTGATCGTCGTGGGAACGGAGCTTCTCGGTCCCGACCGGGTCGATACGAATTCTCTGGCGGTCACACGGGCGTTCGAGCGGCGCGCGCTCTCGATTACCCGCAAGACCGTCGTCGGCGACGATCTCGAGGACATCGTGAACGTTCTGAGGGCGGCGGCCGCCGAATTCGACGTGATCGTCATGACGGGCGGGCTGGGACCGACCGAGGACGATCTGACCCGCGATGCCGTAGCGAAGGCGTTCGATCTGGAGCTGGAGTCCGACGCGGGGATTCTCGCCTCCCTGAAGCGACGATTCGCGGACCGCGGAATGGAAATGCCGGAGGTCAACTCGAAGCAGGCGCTGACCTTCAGGGGTCACCGGACAATCCGGAATCCACGGGGGACGGCGCCGGGCTTCCACCTGAACCTCGATCATGACGGACGACAGTTGCACCTCTGGATCCTTCCGGGGGTACCCACCGAGCTCGAAGGGATGCTCGAGGACGATCTCTCGCCATGGCTCGACGAGCGTTTTCCTGGCAACCAGGGGACTTTTCGGCGATCCATTCACATCGCCGGAATGGGGGAGTCCGCCGTGGAGCAGCTGATGCGGCCGTATTACGAGCGGCACGAGGGCGAGGTGCCGACGATTCTTGCGACCCGCAACGAGACTCAGATTCATCTCGTCGCCCGCGGGCTTCCGGACCACGCCTATGCGGAGCTGACCTCGCGGGAGAACGAGATCAGGGAAATCTTCGGAGAGCGGGTTTACGGCGTCGACGATGACAACCTCGAGACCGTTGTCGGCAGGATGCTCGTGGTCCGGAGCGCGACGCTTGCCGCGGCGGAATCGTGCACGGGGGGGTTGTTCGGCTCGCGAGTGACCGACGTCAGTGGAAGCAGCCAGTATTTTCTCGGCTCGCTCGTCGCCTACTCCAGGAAAGCGAAAGAGGAGCTCCTCGGAATCTCACCGAAGATTCTCGACGAGCACGGCGAGGTCTCCTCGGAGGTCGCAATCGCAATGGCCGAACAGGTGCGAATCCGGTACGGCTCGACGTTCGGCATCGGAATCACGGGAATCGCGGGGCCTTCCGGAGGAACCAAGCAGAAGCCCGTCGGAACCGTTCACATCGCGGTAGCGAAGCAGGATCACGTCGAGCACCGGAAGCTGATGCTCCCTCCGCCGCGGAATCGCGTGAAGCACCTCTCGGTACAGTCAGCCCTCGATCTGCTGCGTCTGACCATGCTCCGGCAGAGCTGA
- a CDS encoding DNA-3-methyladenine glycosylase: MSRKLRRSDYSIETVALARSLLGCTLHHETANGPLAGVIVETEAYLGANDPASHARRGLRSKRNESMYLRVGHAYVYFTYGMHYCMNVVAGEEGIPEAVLIRAVEPFEGVERMRQNRPAARRDRDLTNGPGKLCAAMEIDRDLDGVDLTRNLLWITKPSSPVDESSIGVSTRIGIEGSGEAAHWPLRFFLRDNEFVSRHRRRKE, from the coding sequence TTGAGCCGCAAACTCCGGCGCTCCGACTACTCGATCGAGACCGTTGCGCTTGCCCGGTCGCTTCTCGGGTGCACGCTGCATCACGAAACCGCGAACGGACCGCTCGCCGGCGTCATCGTCGAGACCGAAGCCTACCTTGGTGCGAACGATCCCGCGAGTCATGCGCGGCGGGGACTCCGCTCGAAGAGAAACGAGTCGATGTACCTCAGGGTCGGCCATGCCTATGTCTACTTCACCTACGGCATGCACTACTGCATGAACGTCGTCGCCGGGGAGGAAGGGATCCCCGAAGCGGTGCTGATCCGGGCGGTCGAGCCGTTCGAAGGGGTCGAGCGAATGCGACAAAACCGTCCGGCGGCCAGACGCGACCGGGATCTGACCAACGGTCCCGGGAAGCTGTGTGCCGCCATGGAGATTGATCGCGATCTGGACGGCGTCGATCTCACGAGGAATCTACTCTGGATCACGAAGCCTTCGAGTCCCGTCGACGAATCCTCGATCGGCGTGTCGACCCGCATCGGGATCGAAGGAAGCGGAGAGGCGGCTCACTGGCCCCTGCGGTTTTTTCTGCGCGACAACGAGTTCGTATCGCGTCATCGACGGAGAAAAGAGTGA
- a CDS encoding inositol monophosphatase produces the protein MKSEIEAAMEAARAGSEILMSYWQKLGQADADLKGRNDWVSAADRESEDAIRKILGGHFPDDAFVCEESGLTGGVDGTEQREWVIDPLDGTSNYLRHFPFWCTSIGLRSKGELLAGVIYRPLDDEWFVAEAGSGAFRNGERMQVTSQPGLEGAFLATGFPFRAQRHLTTYTAIFKDVIATAKGVRRAGSAALDLAYTAAGIFDGFFELNLAPWDIAAGALLVLEAGGTVSDFSGGGRFWTRGNIVGAPAAVHADLLALIERHTSEDVLDP, from the coding sequence ATGAAAAGCGAAATCGAAGCCGCGATGGAAGCGGCCCGCGCCGGGTCCGAAATCCTGATGAGCTACTGGCAGAAGCTCGGCCAGGCAGACGCAGATCTCAAGGGACGGAACGACTGGGTTTCGGCGGCTGATCGCGAGTCCGAGGATGCCATTCGCAAAATACTCGGGGGCCACTTCCCGGACGATGCTTTCGTCTGCGAGGAGAGCGGGCTCACGGGAGGCGTCGACGGAACCGAGCAGCGCGAGTGGGTCATCGATCCTCTCGATGGAACCTCCAACTATCTCCGCCACTTTCCCTTCTGGTGCACCTCGATCGGCCTCCGCTCGAAAGGGGAGCTCCTCGCGGGGGTGATCTACCGCCCACTCGACGACGAATGGTTCGTCGCCGAAGCCGGATCCGGAGCCTTCCGCAACGGCGAACGGATGCAGGTCACGTCGCAACCGGGACTCGAGGGCGCCTTTCTGGCGACCGGCTTTCCGTTCCGCGCCCAGCGTCACCTCACCACCTACACCGCAATCTTCAAGGACGTCATCGCCACCGCAAAGGGTGTCCGGCGCGCCGGTTCCGCAGCGCTCGACCTCGCCTATACCGCTGCCGGCATATTCGACGGCTTTTTCGAGCTCAATCTCGCGCCGTGGGACATCGCTGCGGGCGCGCTTCTCGTCCTCGAGGCCGGCGGAACCGTCTCCGACTTTTCCGGGGGCGGCCGCTTCTGGACCCGCGGCAACATTGTCGGCGCACCCGCCGCGGTTCATGCGGATCTTCTTGCTCTGATCGAGCGGCATACCAGCGAGGACGTTCTCGACCCTTGA
- a CDS encoding prepilin-type N-terminal cleavage/methylation domain-containing protein translates to MKQAPRDRPSEGFTLIEVLVALAILSFVLLTTILVLLVRKDGTVAATEQLRVWQAIENEAEIRRFTPWHSLPDGAELPFESDLEILDGLDATTVITVEEKLPNLKVLTLEVMWGERRASLDVYRAETGRGPLW, encoded by the coding sequence TTGAAGCAGGCGCCGCGGGATCGCCCGAGCGAGGGATTCACGCTGATCGAGGTGCTGGTCGCCCTGGCGATCCTCTCGTTTGTGCTGCTGACCACCATTCTGGTGCTGCTGGTCAGAAAGGACGGCACCGTCGCGGCGACCGAGCAGCTCCGGGTCTGGCAGGCGATCGAGAACGAAGCGGAGATCCGGCGGTTTACACCATGGCATTCGCTTCCCGACGGCGCGGAGCTCCCGTTCGAGAGTGATCTCGAGATCCTTGATGGTCTGGATGCGACGACGGTCATCACGGTGGAGGAAAAGCTTCCGAATCTGAAGGTTCTCACGCTCGAGGTCATGTGGGGCGAGCGGCGGGCATCGCTCGATGTCTACAGGGCGGAAACCGGGAGGGGGCCGTTGTGGTGA
- a CDS encoding type II secretion system GspH family protein — protein sequence MRARSSEGWTLLEMIIVLAIFSVLLTMVTGLYVELIRVDADVRAELLKHPEVPVLLERFGRDVLDSRRYPKTIKEWSQTAEVLLVEREAGAVVVWDFTQPGLARRIELESGVERSRWTARGLPAITISAEEIVEDRMGLRMRLTSEGGDLIYDRIFQPRPR from the coding sequence GTGAGAGCTCGGAGCTCCGAAGGGTGGACGCTCCTGGAGATGATCATCGTTCTGGCCATCTTCTCGGTGCTTCTCACGATGGTGACCGGCCTCTACGTCGAGCTGATCCGGGTGGATGCCGATGTTCGCGCCGAGCTGCTCAAACATCCCGAGGTCCCGGTTCTGCTGGAGCGATTCGGGCGCGACGTGCTCGATTCCCGCCGGTACCCGAAGACGATCAAGGAGTGGTCGCAGACGGCGGAGGTGTTACTCGTCGAGCGGGAGGCGGGTGCGGTCGTGGTGTGGGATTTCACCCAGCCGGGTCTGGCGAGGCGGATCGAGCTCGAGAGTGGCGTCGAGCGAAGCCGCTGGACGGCGAGAGGATTGCCGGCGATCACGATCAGCGCTGAAGAGATCGTCGAGGATCGAATGGGTTTGCGGATGAGGCTGACCTCGGAAGGAGGCGATCTGATCTATGACCGGATCTTCCAGCCGCGTCCGAGATGA
- a CDS encoding DUF4097 family beta strand repeat protein, giving the protein MKLARPSLLLLLISLLANAASAKTWEKTFDQTWHAREGARLIVENENGSIHVASWDRDEIRVKAILGLDARDDEDGQQAFDSLRVRVRESADSLEIGVERPREKSGFLSWFFGDSYDSEVQFEVMVPRRYDVSASTVNGRVEARSLHGDLRFDTINGRINVSGSSGSVSADSVNGRIEVELVSVDPGASMKFGTVNGRVRLSLPAYARVTLDASTTNGSIDTEIPVATRKFSRNRLQGDLNGGGAMVRIQTVNGGVDILSN; this is encoded by the coding sequence ATGAAACTCGCCCGACCCTCGTTGCTCCTTCTGCTCATTTCGCTCCTTGCGAACGCGGCATCCGCGAAAACCTGGGAAAAAACTTTCGACCAGACGTGGCATGCCCGTGAAGGCGCTCGACTGATCGTCGAAAACGAGAACGGCTCCATCCACGTCGCTTCGTGGGACCGTGACGAGATTCGCGTCAAAGCCATTCTGGGGCTGGACGCGCGGGACGACGAGGATGGGCAACAGGCGTTCGATTCCCTCAGAGTCCGGGTGCGGGAGAGCGCGGACAGTCTCGAGATCGGCGTCGAGCGGCCACGCGAAAAAAGTGGCTTCCTGAGCTGGTTCTTCGGAGATTCGTATGACTCGGAGGTTCAGTTCGAAGTGATGGTCCCGCGACGGTACGACGTCAGCGCATCGACCGTGAACGGGCGGGTCGAAGCGAGATCGCTCCATGGTGATCTGAGATTCGACACGATCAACGGGAGGATCAACGTGAGCGGATCCTCCGGCTCGGTGAGCGCCGATTCGGTCAACGGGAGGATCGAGGTCGAGCTCGTTTCGGTCGATCCGGGCGCGTCCATGAAGTTCGGAACCGTCAACGGACGCGTCCGGCTGAGCCTGCCGGCCTATGCGCGGGTGACTCTCGATGCGTCGACGACCAATGGCAGCATCGACACCGAGATCCCGGTTGCGACGCGCAAGTTCTCGCGCAACCGCCTTCAGGGCGATCTAAACGGCGGAGGCGCGATGGTGCGGATCCAGACGGTCAACGGCGGGGTCGACATCCTCAGTAACTGA
- a CDS encoding diacylglycerol kinase family lipid kinase: MRILLLANPAAGRGRAKSETARAAEYLEKEAEVVVRVTRSEQELAESAAEASQEGWDRIVSCGGDGTLHHVVRGLDLSKATLGILPLGSGNDFATVLGIPRSTREACEVLLRGTTITTDLGTANGRRFLGVAGLGFDSIVARYARDHARFLRGSAVYVYSTLRVLPSFRPRKVVMETEGRREDMRIMFVAIGNTDRYGGGVRISPGADIHDGKLDACIIHECSRWQLLKAFPGAYRGEHLGYDFVEQRRAERFMFDSPEKLEIFADGELLTTTPVELSVGPEKLRVVAPPAR, from the coding sequence ATGAGGATCCTCCTGCTCGCAAACCCTGCCGCGGGGCGAGGAAGAGCGAAGTCGGAAACCGCTCGCGCCGCGGAGTACCTCGAGAAGGAAGCCGAAGTCGTCGTCCGCGTCACGAGAAGCGAGCAGGAGCTCGCGGAGAGCGCCGCCGAGGCCTCGCAGGAGGGGTGGGATCGCATCGTTTCCTGCGGCGGGGATGGAACGCTCCACCACGTCGTTCGCGGTCTCGATCTCTCGAAAGCGACCCTCGGGATTCTGCCGCTGGGATCGGGAAACGACTTCGCGACCGTCCTCGGAATTCCGCGATCGACCCGGGAGGCGTGTGAGGTCCTCCTTCGAGGCACGACGATCACCACCGACCTCGGCACGGCCAACGGACGCCGATTTCTCGGGGTAGCCGGTCTCGGGTTCGACTCGATCGTTGCGCGGTATGCGAGAGATCATGCCCGGTTCCTTCGGGGCTCGGCGGTCTACGTCTATTCGACACTCCGAGTCCTTCCGTCGTTCAGGCCGCGGAAGGTCGTCATGGAGACGGAGGGCCGGCGCGAGGATATGAGGATCATGTTCGTCGCCATCGGAAACACGGATCGCTACGGCGGCGGAGTCAGAATCTCTCCGGGAGCAGACATCCACGATGGAAAGCTCGACGCCTGCATCATTCACGAGTGTTCACGGTGGCAACTGCTGAAGGCGTTTCCAGGAGCCTATCGGGGGGAGCATCTCGGATACGATTTCGTCGAGCAGCGCCGGGCTGAAAGGTTCATGTTCGACTCCCCCGAGAAGCTCGAGATATTCGCGGACGGTGAGCTCCTCACGACCACCCCGGTCGAGCTCTCGGTCGGTCCCGAGAAGCTCCGGGTCGTCGCACCCCCTGCCCGCTGA
- a CDS encoding DUF883 C-terminal domain-containing protein — MEENRETADQNEEPKSRVASFRERAKSVDVGSMTDRVRTYVRESPGKALLISVATGFLIGILLRSDSDDEE; from the coding sequence ATGGAAGAAAACAGAGAAACCGCCGACCAGAACGAAGAACCGAAGAGCCGCGTCGCCAGCTTTCGCGAACGCGCAAAATCGGTCGACGTCGGCTCGATGACCGACCGGGTTCGGACTTACGTTCGCGAGAGTCCGGGCAAGGCTCTTCTGATCTCCGTCGCCACCGGATTTCTCATCGGCATTCTTCTGCGCAGCGACAGCGACGACGAGGAGTGA